CTTTATATTATACTAGTGTATAGCCTACATTCAGGCGATatatcatttcatttattttcataaaagagAAATCTGCAGTATAGATACAAGTCTAAGGAGCTACATTACAATTATCAATAAAGGCACGTTACaccggtggtccagactgcattatttttattgtacaaAAGGCTGTTGGTTAGGTctctaaacaaatcaaatgaaataatgGTTGGATAAGCAAGAAGTCCCGTTGGGCCCAAGTTTTCTCATGACTGTAAGGCTGCAGCTCGATACATAGTTTTACAAATCTTAGtctacatttgcgtgtctcgtatttcgtatttcatttttgatgatattttttcatcagaatccttttggTGTTCTCTGAGAACAGTGGGCagcttaacgaaattttcataaactgctcagttttcttaGAGTTGACCAGCAGTTGCTACAACCacatgtattttctgttgaacgctaacacattcgtcgtctatattatttaaaaaggaATGTGGTGAACTAAAATACAGTATTcaaaaaacgcccaaatgtatgcttttcagcaaagcatcgatgccaCTTGATGTACGTAAAGGTGTCGTTCTAAATAGAAAGATTGTTGAGTTCTTGATTCAACCAATGTCGCCTTCCTTCGACACCCCAAACTCTATAGTTAAAGATCTCCGATAACTATTAACTATACCATGTGCTGACGGCACTaaagtaacaaaaataaattgaatcgtGTTTGGTTATTTGTTCCATACAATAAATGGTTAGATACACATAAAAATATCGATGTTTCAGCTAAATACTGACTGACCTAAATAAGATAGCAAAGCATACATTCTATAGGtaaaaatgtgtggaattcACATTGTGCAATAGACACGAATCAGGTCACTACACACCGTCTGGTCAGATTCAATTCTTCATTTATAGTCATTTTGCAGGCAGTAATATCCAAATTTCAGGTTTTTGAACGTTCAGCAGCAGAAACATTCAGCACATTCTCATGATAAACGATTATCCATTGGACTGAATAGAGAATCGTATTAAGAAGCATATCAATGGCAGAGAAAACCAACGAATTATTcggtttaaattaatttgtacacaaaaaatgaaatctgtacacaataaaaaataactgtacacaaaaaacaattctcgtacaataaaattaataatttgtacacaaattaataattaattgtacacaaaaattgttcattttgtacataaaatgtgaattttgtacacaaaaaataaatattgatacaaaaaataaatattttgtacacaagAATTAATATATTGTACAAAGAAAGAGTGATACTGtacactaaatttttttttcatacacaGTATGAAAACatattgtacataaaaaatagatttcgtaCACAAGCATAAGAACAAGAAACTAGATGTACggcataaaaataaatataatccTTATACACAATGTGGCAACAAAGTCTCAATCTCACAAATAAATTGTGATTAGATTGTTCCGGAATGCACTTGATACACATAAGTAGATCGCAGATGCGAATAATGTTATGAGTTTAATAAAATAGTcagcgccgcaggccgtgaagaaaatttaaaaaaaaagcggggtcgaggggcggcagcccccgctGAGGGGGGTCAAGGGGGGAGAATCCCCCTTGAATGCAATAATAGAAGTTGCAaagtttttgtcaaaatttccaCATTGCCAGCTAATATTATTTCGGCCAATATTGATTTTCGCTTTAGTTATTTTGactttctaaattttggatGTAGATATTTTGGCTTTAGACATTTTGTCCGTTAGATATTTTTACTTAGACATTTTAACCAAACGTCCCTCTAAATATTTCCGCGTTGTGCAACACTAgagtctcaatattttccttttagacagtgtggcaccaaagtctcaatatATTCCTTTCACTATATCACAGAGTGAATGTAGgggaaaattgaatattacCTTTACCTAGTGAATAGCATTCGAAAGTTATATACGACAGTACGACACCgagaaaatcaatattttccttttaaacaATATGGCACTAAAGTCTCAATATTTACCTTTTACACAGTGTGGCACCAAAGTTCTCAATATTTACCTTTTAAACAGTGTGACACCAAAGTTCTCAATATTTACCTTTTACACAGTGTGACACCAAagttctcaatattttccttttagaCAGTGTGGCACCAAAGTTCTCAATATTTACCTTTTACACAGTGTGACACCAAAGTTcgcaatattttccttttagacagtgtggcaccaaagttcgcaatattttcctttttgacagtgtggcaccaaagtctcaatatATTCCTTTCACTATATCACAGAGTGAATGTAGgggaaaattgaatattacCTTTACCTAGTGAATAGCATTCGAAAGTTATATACGACAGTACGACACTgagaaaatcaatattttccttttaaacaATATGGCACTAAAGTCTCAATATTTACCTTTTACACAGTGTGGCACCAAAGTTCTCAATATATTCCTTTTTAACAGAGTAACGCATCACAGAGTGAATGTAGgggaaaattgaatattacCTTTACCTAGTGAATAGCATTCGAAAATTGATATACGACAAGGagagaatcaatattttccttttaaacaATTTCCTTTAATAAAAACGTACATACATTGCAAATCATAAAATTCCTATTCTTTCACCAGTGCCTTGGAGGTTTTCTTTGGTCGTCCACGGTTGGTGGGAAACAATACTTCATCGTCATGATCTGATTCTTCTTTTTCCGGCTCGTTAATGATACCCAAAGTGTGAGCTACCGATACAATATGATCGCAGATAAACGATTTATCAAAATAGTAACATGAACATTCTGCCAATTTCCATTCACTACTTTGTTGCGGAAAAGAAACGACGCGAACACCTAATACGAACGTAATGAAGTCGCTAAAAGTTTTGAACGTTggttttttcatcattttcacaTCCTCCCAAGTAATATTCTTGTTTAATTTTGaggaaaaagcaaaaaaatctaTGGAACCATTACTATTTGTTGGTCCGTTAATAAAATTCAGATTTAAACGTCTGCCACGCTTCAATGTTTCATCAGAAATGATTACTTCATTAGCAAATGGTTTCTTATCTTTCAAGTATTCTAACGACCGTTGACGAACAATGGTTAGTGCAGtggataaaaatatttttaacggCTGGCGACGATGTTCCGTTTGGCAACGTTTCattgttgaattgaaattttccaacCCATTATTGTGTTTCGGAATACGTGGAGCCACGCCGACATACCAATTCTTAAAATTACggaaaaaacgatttttgtatcAGTCTTGTAGCTTCGGGCTCTAGCTTCTTCCACTTAGTAACAAACAACTTGCATCCGAAATCAAATATTGCTTCAGATTGACACAAATGTAACTTCCGCACATCTGCTTTGAATAGATTTCGATTTgtggattttttaaatttgtactTCTTCTGAATGTTAAGGATAACATGAAAGTAGCACATTATGATCAGATGTTTGCGTTTGGGACCTTCATTTGCTGTGAAGACAAAGACATGACATTAATTTAAGTGAGTTAGAGGATTCGAAGTAAATGTTGAGACAAGTAATTACCCTCATCACCCACGAATACCGCTTTATATGCGTTATGTATAGCGGCGTCGGCATCACAGACTAATACATCCGGCTCGAATCGTTTCTTCGTTACTGCTTTAACACCCGTTCTTAGCCCTTCAAATGATAATTTGTAATCGTCTGACGCTTCGTGGTTCGACAACGTCATACCAGCAAAATGGAATTTGCTATTGTAGTCAGTGACTCCAACAGCAATCAACGGTATCTTTTCCGTTGTTACTTTATGAGTTGCATCGGCATGTACGATGTTTGAATCCGCTGCGTTTTTCAATAAACGCTTTGTAGaaataaaaaaccgaaaaaatttgttgtggCTCTGTTGCGGTGGGGATCTTTCGAATAAGATCACAAACGGTGTGTCGTCGTCAGTCGGCACTTGCATGTGGCTTTTCACAAAATCTGTTAGCTTTCGCATTGTAAGGGGCGTCGATCCACTTCCattgtttttgaaattgaGTATAGTTTGACGGATTTGTATATAGCTCGGCTTATCTTTCAATGATACTGATGAATCGGCCaatataataaatgaaatgttttttggttttcttcCGCACTTGTAGAGATCAATTATTATATCCTTAACACGGTTTGTAATTTTCTCCTTGTATTCCGGTGACCTCTTGTGCGTATGAATAGCACTCTTTCGATATAATGAGTAGGATGTCGCAGGGCCATCGGCAGCAAACTTTGACGATTCAACGATATAAATCCCGGCTTGACATTGCTCTTTGCTCGTGCGTTTAACTCGATTGCAGCGATATAAGGTCTTAACTCCATCGGTGCATTGATTTTTACTACGAAACGACCACCAACTTTCTTTCGCTAGAAATGTATCCTTGGATTGTAAGCTTTCGAAAGATCTCTCAAAACGCCAATGGTTATCTTTTGGCCCATTTTTGATTTCCGTTTGGTCAATGTCATCATCATCCGACACTTCGTCGTTAGAATCAGTTTCATCGATGTGGTCAGCATTTGTTTCAGTGGAGAACTCTACGTCGCTGTCATCCGAATCTATATTAGCGCCGATATTGTCGTAATCAGAATCTGACGCATTCGATACATCTTCGATTGTTTGACGACtgtacaaaattgaaaagttaatTAGCAGTCAACATTTGATTATATTTTGATCACACACTCACTCATTCGACGCATTGGATCTCATTGGACCACGAATTCCACTACCAATGTTGCAACGAGCAGCTATCAAACGTGTACTTCGAACGACtggtttctttaattttccagttttcgTTACGACCACTTCTGAGGTAATAGCACTTCCTTCAATTCCTTGGCCCTCAGACTTAGAAGCCGACCTGTAATTTATCGAATGTAAATCAATTATTAACAATATCCAAGAAGTTATCTCTCACAATATACTAAAGGTCGATTTATTATATGAAACAACGTAACAACTCACTTGATGGAATCACCGTCGCTCTCttctgaaaaaatattttcaccgatATTAGGGACAT
This genomic window from Bradysia coprophila strain Holo2 unplaced genomic scaffold, BU_Bcop_v1 contig_373, whole genome shotgun sequence contains:
- the LOC119082015 gene encoding uncharacterized protein LOC119082015, whose amino-acid sequence is MPPKVNKVETIKNAPRLIEEDEVKTKKQGQKTTVCVHPIARPSREVSNKIIPTKESIPTCSGNWQPRVNNKVATVVQSSPTISEVLSNMQIEAEYSNKNRVDDVSSLTVGSNNTIEAVGSTQGNANNTELVEIKAAKLNNPVNRRPRLIPVRSNLGIGLRGRMLTNVSNVVTPTSRQTMKEASIMVDSNVPNIGENIFSEESDGDSIKSASKSEGQGIEGSAITSEVVVTKTGKLKKPVVRSTRLIAARCNIGSGIRGPMRSNASNDRQTIEDVSNASDSDYDNIGANIDSDDSDVEFSTETNADHIDETDSNDEVSDDDDIDQTEIKNGPKDNHWRFERSFESLQSKDTFLAKESWWSFRSKNQCTDGVKTLYRCNRVKRTSKEQCQAGIYIVESSKFAADGPATSYSLYRKSAIHTHKRSPEYKEKITNRVKDIIIDLYKCGRKPKNISFIILADSSVSLKDKPSYIQIRQTILNFKNNGSGSTPLTMRKLTDFVKSHMQVPTDDDTPFVILFERSPPQQSHNKFFRFFISTKRLLKNAADSNIVHADATHKVTTEKIPLIAVGVTDYNSKFHFAGMTLSNHEASDDYKLSFEGLRTGVKAVTKKRFEPDVLVCDADAAIHNAYKAVFVGDEGNYLSQHLLRIL